One window of Mucilaginibacter inviolabilis genomic DNA carries:
- the ccsA gene encoding cytochrome c biogenesis protein CcsA, translating into MDTVFKGEHLLPGQIGQFFIVLSFGAALISFISYYFATTEDAGKNDSSWQRLGRIGFYINSISILGMGVCLFYVIYNHYFEYHYAWAYTSRSLPVYYIVSGFWNGQEGGFLLWTFWQAVLGNILIRRAKSWERPVMAVVAFSQVVLATMVLGVEILGTRIGSSPFLLLRKALEAPIFQNPDYLSFIKDGQGMNPSLQNYWMIIHPPTLFLGFASMVVPFAYAVAGLWQKRYKEWVAPAIPYTLFACMILGTGVIMGSFWAYESLNFDGFWAWDPVENASIFPWITMVAALHVLIVFKNTGHSYFTATFLVLISFVLVWYSSFLSRSGILGDTSVHSFTDNGMFWQLVIGVLIFLVLSVVLLVVRWKHLPITKKDEDTYSREFWMFVGSVFLGLSCFHLLVVTSVPVWNAMFGTKIAPPSNIIKHYNVIQSSFAFVVTILTGFTQFLKYKKTDVTRFFITTGLYLLFGALITALVVYGTGVYKLNAVFILVMWGSVYSVVANAKILADAFKGQYKLAGSAVAHIGFGLLLVGALIAAGTTNVISINNTGEGFSPEFAKEQNPRENIIVYRNQPVKMGDFLVTYTGDSISAPNHFFKVDYKQVDANGKVTNEFVLKPKVQVNKGQLASSPDTKHYLFHDMYTHITMSNAISATEGGSESAHDEVDDDKNYDTPVSHEVKPGDTIKYRDGYILVKGLNKEAKVQNIPLSDSDVAIGANLEVVTHGNHYTVVPVYMIKNGNVFDFARKVDDAGLKLRFSKVIPENKKVEIMVYQQPESKKKFIVMKAIQFPYINFFWAGTIIMVIGFFMSILRRKKELKVV; encoded by the coding sequence ATGGATACAGTTTTTAAAGGTGAACACCTTTTACCCGGCCAGATAGGTCAGTTTTTTATCGTTCTTTCTTTTGGCGCGGCGCTTATATCATTTATCAGCTATTATTTTGCCACTACCGAAGATGCCGGCAAAAACGATAGCTCATGGCAGCGCCTGGGTCGCATCGGCTTTTATATCAATTCTATCTCTATACTGGGTATGGGCGTATGCCTGTTCTACGTTATTTATAATCACTATTTTGAGTATCATTATGCCTGGGCTTATACCTCGCGCTCCTTACCAGTTTACTACATTGTATCAGGTTTCTGGAACGGGCAGGAGGGAGGCTTCCTGCTGTGGACCTTTTGGCAGGCTGTTTTAGGTAATATCCTCATCCGCAGAGCCAAATCATGGGAGCGTCCGGTAATGGCGGTGGTTGCCTTTTCGCAGGTGGTTTTAGCCACTATGGTGTTGGGTGTCGAAATTTTAGGTACCCGCATCGGCAGCTCGCCATTTCTGCTGTTACGCAAAGCACTCGAAGCGCCCATCTTCCAAAATCCCGACTATCTATCATTTATAAAAGACGGACAGGGTATGAACCCATCCCTGCAAAACTATTGGATGATCATTCACCCGCCAACCCTTTTCCTGGGTTTTGCATCTATGGTAGTACCTTTTGCTTACGCGGTAGCTGGTCTTTGGCAAAAGCGTTATAAAGAGTGGGTTGCTCCCGCTATACCATATACCTTGTTTGCTTGTATGATATTGGGTACGGGCGTTATCATGGGATCATTCTGGGCATATGAATCATTGAACTTTGATGGCTTCTGGGCCTGGGATCCGGTAGAGAATGCCTCCATCTTCCCGTGGATTACGATGGTAGCAGCCTTGCACGTACTCATCGTATTTAAAAATACTGGTCACTCTTACTTTACCGCCACGTTTTTAGTCCTCATCAGCTTTGTACTGGTTTGGTATTCCTCGTTCCTATCACGCAGTGGTATTCTGGGCGATACTTCGGTACACTCCTTTACCGATAATGGTATGTTCTGGCAGCTGGTTATCGGCGTGTTGATATTCCTGGTGCTTTCAGTAGTATTACTGGTGGTGCGCTGGAAACACCTACCGATCACCAAAAAAGATGAAGACACTTACTCACGCGAGTTTTGGATGTTTGTTGGCTCGGTATTTTTAGGCTTATCATGCTTCCATTTACTGGTGGTAACTTCTGTACCGGTATGGAACGCTATGTTCGGTACTAAAATAGCCCCCCCGTCCAATATAATTAAACATTATAATGTTATCCAATCGTCTTTTGCTTTTGTAGTAACCATACTCACTGGTTTTACCCAGTTTTTAAAATATAAGAAAACCGATGTTACCCGCTTTTTTATCACTACAGGTTTGTACCTGCTTTTTGGAGCTTTAATAACTGCTTTAGTAGTGTACGGAACCGGCGTTTATAAATTGAATGCAGTGTTTATATTGGTGATGTGGGGTTCGGTATACTCAGTTGTAGCCAATGCCAAAATATTGGCCGATGCATTTAAGGGCCAATACAAACTGGCTGGATCGGCTGTAGCGCATATCGGTTTTGGTTTACTGTTGGTAGGCGCCCTGATTGCCGCGGGTACCACCAACGTTATCTCTATTAACAATACTGGCGAAGGCTTTTCGCCTGAGTTTGCCAAGGAGCAAAACCCGCGTGAAAACATCATCGTTTATCGTAACCAGCCTGTAAAAATGGGTGATTTCCTGGTAACCTATACTGGCGACTCAATCTCGGCCCCTAACCACTTCTTTAAGGTTGATTACAAGCAGGTTGATGCCAATGGCAAAGTGACCAATGAATTTGTGCTGAAACCCAAGGTACAGGTAAATAAAGGTCAGCTGGCTTCATCGCCGGATACCAAACATTACCTGTTCCATGACATGTATACACACATCACCATGTCAAACGCTATTAGTGCTACCGAAGGTGGTTCCGAAAGTGCTCATGACGAGGTTGATGACGATAAGAACTATGATACACCTGTTAGCCATGAAGTAAAACCTGGCGATACTATCAAATACCGCGATGGTTATATTTTAGTAAAAGGTCTGAACAAAGAAGCTAAAGTGCAAAACATCCCGCTTAGCGATAGTGATGTGGCTATTGGCGCCAACCTGGAAGTGGTAACACATGGTAATCACTATACCGTGGTACCTGTATACATGATCAAAAATGGTAACGTATTTGATTTTGCCCGTAAGGTTGATGATGCCGGTTTGAAATTGCGTTTCAGTAAGGTAATACCCGAGAATAAGAAGGTGGAGATCATGGTGTACCAGCAGCCGGAAAGCAAAAAGAAATTTATTGTGATGAAGGCCATCCAGTTCCCATATATCAATTTCTTCTGGGCAGGTACTATCATTATGGTGATCGGTTTCTTTATGTCGATACTGCGCCGGAAAAAAGAATTGAAAGTGGTTTAA
- a CDS encoding CcmD family protein, giving the protein MKKLIFSLLLLISCTAVMAQQAQQVEMADTLRSSGKIYVVVLTIAIIFAGLALYLFSMDRRLKKIEKEK; this is encoded by the coding sequence ATGAAGAAATTGATCTTTTCGTTATTGCTGCTCATTAGTTGTACTGCTGTTATGGCACAACAAGCGCAGCAGGTTGAAATGGCCGACACCTTGCGCAGCTCTGGTAAAATATACGTTGTAGTACTTACCATAGCCATTATTTTTGCCGGATTGGCCCTTTATCTGTTCTCGATGGACCGTCGATTAAAAAAAATCGAAAAGGAAAAATAG
- a CDS encoding Glu/Leu/Phe/Val family dehydrogenase, whose amino-acid sequence MATNILVADQDTHFFGDVCKNFDYAAQFTKHDAGLLDQIKSCNSVYRFRFPIRRGNGFEVIDAWRVEHSHHQSPTKGGIRYSEMVNEDEVMALAALMTYKCAIVNVPFGGAKGGIKINPKNYTVSELENITRRYTVELIKKNFIGPSIDVPAPDYGSGEREMSWIADTYATMNPGQLDAMGAVTGKPIALHGIAGRREATGRGVAIAIRECVSVGEDMQKLGLLPGLAGKRVIVQGLGNVGYYSAKFLAEFGAIIVGLCEFEGAIYNEDGLDIEAVFQHRKATGSILGYAGALREFTNTMEGLEQPCDILVPAALENQITEYNIRNIQAKIIAEGANGPTTPEAEAIFYANGGLIIPDMYANAGGVTVSYFEWLKNLSHVAFGRMNRRFEENSNLNLVNMVEGITGTSLTPMQRSTIIKGASELELVNSGLEDTMIRSYHEIREIYKSNPKIETLRNAAMVGAINKIAVSYQNLGVWP is encoded by the coding sequence ATGGCTACGAATATTTTAGTCGCTGATCAGGATACCCATTTCTTTGGCGACGTATGTAAAAACTTCGATTACGCAGCGCAGTTTACCAAACACGATGCTGGTTTGTTAGACCAGATCAAATCATGTAACAGTGTTTATCGTTTCCGTTTCCCTATCCGTAGGGGTAATGGTTTTGAGGTGATCGACGCGTGGAGGGTAGAGCACTCACATCATCAATCGCCAACCAAAGGCGGTATCCGCTACAGCGAAATGGTGAATGAGGATGAGGTAATGGCACTGGCCGCTTTAATGACTTACAAATGCGCCATTGTTAACGTACCTTTTGGTGGTGCCAAAGGCGGTATCAAAATAAACCCTAAAAACTACACCGTAAGCGAGCTGGAAAATATTACCCGCCGTTATACTGTGGAATTAATTAAGAAAAACTTTATTGGCCCCAGCATTGACGTACCTGCTCCGGATTATGGATCTGGCGAGCGCGAAATGAGCTGGATAGCTGATACCTATGCTACCATGAACCCAGGCCAGCTGGATGCTATGGGTGCTGTAACCGGTAAACCTATTGCGCTACATGGTATCGCTGGTCGCCGTGAGGCAACCGGTCGTGGTGTGGCAATTGCCATCCGCGAGTGTGTAAGCGTTGGCGAGGATATGCAAAAACTGGGCTTGCTGCCGGGTTTAGCAGGTAAAAGAGTAATTGTACAAGGTTTAGGTAATGTGGGCTATTATTCGGCTAAATTTTTGGCTGAGTTTGGTGCCATCATTGTAGGCCTGTGCGAATTTGAAGGTGCTATCTATAATGAAGACGGACTTGACATTGAGGCTGTTTTCCAGCACCGTAAAGCAACCGGCTCTATTTTAGGTTATGCAGGTGCCCTGCGCGAGTTTACCAACACTATGGAAGGACTGGAGCAACCATGCGATATCCTGGTACCAGCCGCTTTAGAAAACCAGATCACTGAATATAACATTCGCAATATACAGGCAAAGATTATCGCCGAAGGCGCCAACGGTCCAACAACACCAGAAGCCGAGGCCATATTTTATGCTAATGGTGGTTTGATCATCCCGGATATGTATGCTAATGCCGGCGGTGTAACCGTATCTTACTTTGAATGGTTAAAAAACCTGAGCCACGTAGCTTTTGGTCGTATGAACCGCAGGTTTGAAGAAAACTCCAATCTTAACCTGGTAAACATGGTAGAAGGTATTACCGGTACATCATTAACACCAATGCAGCGTTCAACCATTATCAAAGGCGCATCTGAACTGGAACTGGTAAACTCCGGACTGGAAGATACCATGATCCGCTCATATCACGAGATCAGAGAGATATACAAAAGCAACCCAAAAATTGAAACCCTGCGTAACGCAGCCATGGTAGGCGCTATCAACAAAATAGCCGTATCATACCAAAACCTTGGTGTTTGGCCGTAA
- the ccsA gene encoding cytochrome c biogenesis protein — MKFIYQTWWKVIAVLMVLSTFITGLLFKVPRLQIIHETIRNLYFHVPMWMGMLTVFVVSVYFSIKYLSSGKEEHDLAAVECVNTGLLFYALGLVTGMLWAKYTWGEFWSGDPKQNSAAIAFLLYCAYIVLRNSIDEEQKRAKISAIYNIFAFPIMIVLIFILPRMTDSLHPGSGGNPAFGKYDLDNGMKIAFYPALLGWSFIALWIATLRYRIRLVENKKNDN, encoded by the coding sequence ATGAAGTTTATTTATCAAACATGGTGGAAAGTGATAGCCGTTTTAATGGTTTTATCCACCTTTATAACCGGTTTATTATTTAAGGTACCGCGCCTGCAGATCATTCACGAAACCATCCGTAATTTATATTTTCACGTACCCATGTGGATGGGCATGCTCACGGTGTTTGTGGTATCGGTATATTTCAGTATTAAATATTTAAGCTCTGGTAAAGAGGAGCATGACCTGGCAGCTGTGGAATGTGTTAACACCGGCTTACTGTTTTATGCGCTTGGGTTGGTAACCGGGATGCTGTGGGCGAAATACACCTGGGGCGAGTTCTGGAGCGGTGACCCTAAACAAAACAGCGCTGCAATAGCTTTTCTGCTGTACTGTGCTTACATCGTTTTACGCAACTCGATAGATGAGGAGCAAAAGCGTGCTAAAATATCGGCCATTTACAACATTTTCGCTTTCCCGATCATGATTGTGCTGATATTTATTTTACCTCGGATGACAGACTCCCTGCATCCTGGAAGTGGTGGTAACCCCGCGTTTGGAAAATATGACCTGGATAATGGTATGAAGATAGCCTTTTACCCGGCCTTGCTAGGCTGGAGCTTTATAGCCTTGTGGATAGCTACGCTCCGTTACCGTATCCGTTTAGTTGAGAATAAAAAGAATGACAATTAA
- a CDS encoding phytanoyl-CoA dioxygenase family protein, giving the protein MDNHLIAHRESILNNGFTILEDVYTPEEVESILAIIEAVDPSNPTFRKTDDLFAIRQFLKEVPQTVPLIFNNNLKTLISSLFGEGYFAVKSIYFDKPELSNWFVAWHQDLTIVVDQKKDIAGYGPWTVKHNQFGVQPPLGILQDNFTIRIHLDDAGPDNGALKVISRSHLKGIYRPEIIDWQVETEMLCPVAAGGVMIMRPLLLHASNRTTNNQKRRVVHIEFSRADLPDGIDWAERIG; this is encoded by the coding sequence ATGGATAATCATTTAATCGCTCACCGTGAAAGCATCCTCAATAATGGGTTTACCATTCTTGAGGATGTTTATACACCGGAAGAAGTAGAGTCTATCCTTGCTATCATTGAAGCTGTTGATCCATCAAACCCGACTTTTCGAAAAACGGATGATCTGTTTGCCATCAGGCAATTTTTAAAGGAAGTGCCTCAGACTGTTCCTTTAATTTTTAACAACAATTTAAAAACACTGATCAGTAGCTTGTTTGGCGAAGGATATTTCGCCGTCAAATCCATCTACTTTGATAAGCCCGAGCTGTCCAACTGGTTTGTGGCCTGGCATCAGGACCTTACCATTGTGGTTGATCAAAAAAAGGATATAGCAGGCTATGGTCCATGGACGGTTAAGCACAATCAGTTTGGTGTACAGCCGCCATTGGGTATATTACAAGATAATTTTACCATTCGCATCCATCTGGATGATGCCGGCCCGGATAACGGCGCACTCAAAGTAATCTCCAGATCACATCTGAAGGGAATTTATCGCCCTGAAATAATAGATTGGCAGGTAGAAACAGAAATGCTTTGTCCGGTGGCAGCGGGCGGGGTAATGATTATGCGGCCCTTGCTGCTACATGCATCTAATCGAACCACCAACAATCAAAAAAGAAGGGTAGTGCATATTGAGTTTAGCCGCGCTGATTTACCTGATGGAATTGATTGGGCGGAAAGAATAGGGTGA
- a CDS encoding ABC transporter permease: MNTYTLHINLYDLAFLGAIFIGLCFALQLGFAKKINRAANRFLSLALVVMVLWLLGLLGKDIGLEAYFSHWSWLPLRFSLAFGPLIFFYVLKITRPEYKFRSNDLLHFSPLLLELTAQGLEVMDSLKTGAAIDETPTFHLLNPILQLLTFISVSIYLYVSLRLIERFYRDLKFNGNDRYRYELRWLHNLLIGLGLLWLLWIPFTAIDYFYYHYQLSIHAYYPLYILLAIMTIWIGAVAFLRREVGALAEAPLFLKPALPAEIRQKGIWLKRAVQANLYYLDPELSLNSLAEKLEMTTHELSRIINTVLKKSFNDFINEYRVQAVTRKMKDPAFDHLTLLGIAYESGFNSQSTFNRIFKQITGKSPLEYKNDLKKEYPSYKLGSQSQLAPVILHRETLFKWAHEKLNGNYMFRNYLKISWRNLVRNKSYTVINVTGLAVGITVCMVIFIIIQYQTSFDGFHSKRDRIYRVLTEYHHADAATISYAKNVPFPIPAELKTAFPELEQVTPVYASHNDELQIVDANGTPVKNFKEQSGVFYTAPSFFKMFDFPLLAGSYESLKDPDNVLLTKEIAEKYFGDWKMAMGKTIKITGYYSIGAGLFQFPARALKVSGILATIPANTDFQLKLVVAYGTDFTGDKEYGFQQPGLNETAPDFGCYVLLPPNISADHFNQQLRTYSQKVAPEGNKDSQVIQSISAVHYDAEAGNYSNKTISHQLLNVLWVIAAFILLIACVNFINLSTAQAVNRAKEVGVRKVLGSSKSQLQIQFIVETFLIVVSAVVLAAVITILALPSVSQLLELSLSFNIFSNPAIILFLLMVTILVTALAGFYPALVLSRFNPVNALKSKLAANAGNGISLRRGLVVFQFIIAQALIIGTLIIVKQMDYFMDQPLGFDKDAIVNVSYRPGQKQDYLKQQLLQVNGVKTVSFNSNTPVEDDNNMFTKLKFDHAIKDEDFQAITKFADEGYVPTYKLQLVAGRNLQASDWTREFLVNESFVKSLGLKKPEDILNKEVSILGGVIKCPVVGVVKDFNDRSLRNTVAPLLIATNITMYREVAIKLTTSNISSTMQSIKKIWEQTFPDYVYEYRFLDDKIASFYKQESQLAALYKIFAAIAIFLSCLGLYGLASFMAVQRVKEVGIRKVLGASAGSIVYLFSKEFIILITIAFAVATPIAWYYMHQWLQAYAYRINMSWWLFAAGGLVATIIALATISFQAIKAAKENPVKSLRSE, translated from the coding sequence TTGAATACATATACACTTCATATAAACCTGTATGACCTGGCCTTTCTGGGTGCGATATTTATTGGGCTTTGTTTTGCGCTGCAATTAGGATTTGCCAAAAAGATCAACCGGGCTGCAAATCGTTTTTTAAGTTTGGCCCTGGTTGTAATGGTACTGTGGCTGCTTGGCTTACTGGGTAAGGATATCGGTCTTGAAGCCTATTTTTCTCATTGGAGCTGGTTGCCGCTTCGGTTTTCGCTGGCATTTGGTCCATTGATCTTTTTTTATGTTCTCAAAATAACCCGGCCCGAATATAAATTCCGATCGAATGATCTGTTGCATTTTAGCCCCCTGCTGCTGGAATTGACTGCCCAGGGGCTGGAAGTCATGGACAGTCTAAAAACCGGTGCTGCTATTGATGAAACGCCAACCTTTCATCTGCTGAATCCTATATTACAATTGCTCACATTTATTTCGGTCAGTATCTACTTGTACGTATCCCTTAGGCTGATAGAACGCTTTTATCGGGACCTGAAATTTAACGGGAACGACAGGTACCGGTACGAACTGCGGTGGCTGCACAATTTATTGATAGGTTTAGGCCTGTTATGGTTATTGTGGATACCTTTTACAGCGATAGATTATTTTTATTACCATTATCAATTAAGTATACATGCGTACTATCCCTTGTATATCCTTTTAGCGATAATGACTATCTGGATAGGGGCAGTAGCCTTTTTACGACGGGAGGTTGGCGCGCTGGCCGAGGCTCCCTTGTTTTTAAAACCGGCGCTTCCGGCGGAAATCAGGCAAAAGGGTATTTGGTTAAAGAGAGCTGTGCAAGCCAATCTGTATTATCTGGACCCGGAACTAAGCTTAAACTCATTGGCTGAAAAGCTGGAGATGACTACCCATGAATTATCCCGCATCATCAATACGGTGCTTAAAAAAAGCTTCAATGATTTCATCAATGAATATCGCGTACAGGCGGTGACCCGAAAAATGAAGGACCCCGCTTTTGATCACCTCACTCTTCTGGGCATTGCATATGAATCAGGTTTCAACTCTCAAAGCACATTTAATCGCATTTTTAAACAAATAACCGGGAAAAGTCCGCTGGAATATAAAAATGACCTGAAAAAAGAGTACCCATCTTATAAGTTGGGAAGTCAATCCCAATTGGCGCCGGTAATATTGCATCGTGAAACCCTTTTTAAATGGGCTCATGAAAAATTAAACGGCAATTATATGTTTAGGAATTATTTGAAAATTTCGTGGCGCAATCTGGTGCGGAATAAAAGCTATACTGTTATTAACGTTACAGGTTTGGCTGTTGGTATTACCGTTTGCATGGTGATATTTATTATTATACAATATCAAACAAGTTTTGATGGTTTTCACTCTAAAAGAGATCGCATTTACCGGGTGTTAACCGAATATCATCATGCAGATGCAGCAACTATTTCTTATGCTAAAAATGTTCCTTTTCCAATACCGGCAGAACTGAAAACGGCTTTTCCCGAATTAGAACAGGTAACTCCGGTTTATGCCAGCCACAATGATGAGTTACAAATAGTTGATGCTAATGGAACTCCTGTAAAGAATTTTAAAGAACAAAGCGGTGTGTTTTATACAGCGCCTTCATTTTTTAAAATGTTTGATTTTCCGCTGCTTGCCGGTTCATATGAGTCGTTAAAGGATCCGGACAACGTATTGCTTACTAAAGAGATAGCAGAAAAATATTTTGGCGATTGGAAAATGGCAATGGGTAAAACCATTAAAATAACAGGGTATTATAGCATTGGTGCAGGGTTATTCCAGTTTCCGGCAAGAGCGCTGAAGGTTTCCGGCATTCTGGCAACTATCCCGGCAAATACAGATTTTCAGCTAAAATTGGTGGTTGCCTATGGAACCGATTTTACCGGTGATAAAGAATACGGGTTTCAACAACCAGGGTTAAATGAAACAGCGCCTGATTTTGGTTGCTATGTTTTGTTGCCTCCAAATATATCTGCCGATCATTTTAATCAGCAATTAAGAACCTACTCACAAAAGGTGGCACCTGAGGGTAATAAGGATAGCCAGGTTATACAATCAATAAGCGCGGTGCATTATGATGCAGAAGCCGGCAATTACAGCAACAAAACCATCAGTCATCAATTGCTTAATGTATTGTGGGTAATTGCCGCATTCATCTTGTTAATTGCCTGTGTAAATTTTATAAATCTTTCAACCGCGCAAGCCGTTAACCGTGCAAAAGAGGTTGGAGTAAGAAAAGTTTTGGGAAGCAGTAAATCTCAATTGCAGATACAGTTCATTGTTGAAACATTTTTAATAGTTGTAAGCGCAGTTGTGCTTGCCGCGGTTATTACCATATTGGCCTTACCATCTGTAAGCCAACTTTTGGAACTTTCACTTTCATTCAACATATTCAGCAATCCCGCGATTATTTTATTTCTTTTGATGGTAACCATTTTGGTAACTGCGCTTGCCGGTTTCTATCCTGCACTGGTTTTATCAAGATTCAATCCTGTTAATGCTTTAAAGAGTAAACTCGCAGCAAATGCCGGGAATGGAATTTCACTAAGAAGAGGCTTAGTGGTATTTCAATTCATCATTGCGCAGGCACTCATTATCGGAACACTCATCATTGTAAAGCAAATGGATTATTTCATGGATCAACCCCTGGGCTTTGATAAAGATGCGATTGTAAATGTTTCTTACCGCCCGGGCCAAAAGCAGGACTATTTAAAACAGCAGTTATTGCAGGTAAATGGTGTGAAGACGGTAAGTTTTAATTCCAATACGCCGGTTGAAGATGATAATAATATGTTTACCAAATTGAAGTTTGACCACGCAATAAAAGATGAAGATTTTCAGGCTATTACAAAATTTGCCGACGAAGGTTATGTGCCTACTTATAAATTGCAGCTGGTAGCCGGAAGAAATTTGCAAGCTTCTGATTGGACAAGAGAGTTTTTGGTGAATGAATCATTCGTAAAAAGTCTGGGGCTTAAAAAACCGGAAGATATTTTGAATAAAGAAGTAAGCATATTGGGTGGCGTGATAAAATGCCCTGTTGTTGGCGTAGTGAAAGATTTTAACGACAGGTCTTTACGTAATACTGTGGCACCATTGCTTATTGCTACCAATATTACCATGTACCGTGAGGTTGCCATAAAACTGACTACCTCAAATATTTCTTCTACCATGCAGTCCATTAAAAAAATATGGGAGCAAACATTTCCTGATTATGTTTATGAATACAGGTTTTTGGATGATAAAATCGCAAGCTTTTACAAACAGGAAAGTCAGTTAGCCGCTTTGTACAAAATTTTTGCGGCAATCGCTATTTTTCTTAGCTGTCTTGGGTTGTATGGTTTGGCCTCATTTATGGCCGTGCAGCGAGTAAAAGAAGTAGGTATTCGTAAAGTACTCGGGGCTTCTGCGGGCAGTATTGTTTACTTGTTTTCAAAAGAATTTATCATACTCATAACCATTGCCTTTGCCGTTGCTACACCTATTGCCTGGTACTATATGCACCAATGGCTGCAGGCTTATGCTTATCGCATCAACATGAGTTGGTGGTTATTTGCTGCAGGCGGCCTTGTTGCAACAATTATTGCCCTGGCAACTATAAGTTTCCAGGCCATAAAAGCAGCAAAAGAAAATCCGGTGAAAAGTTTGAGAAGCGAATAA
- a CDS encoding carboxypeptidase-like regulatory domain-containing protein → MAQNTTITGTIVNANGKNPVSRASVFLSNATYGTVTSDDGSFTLGGVKPGQYELVVTTVGYEDFSQTIQVSGAPLKLNIELTQKVLMLREVVISSAADWKKNYEQFRREFIGTTENSKLCRVVNPHILNLIYHRNKQQLEASGDEFLVVENHALGYRTKFLLKNFVSDAIEHTIQYAGKALFEELPGSAEQKKAWKLKREQAYYGSAQHFYRSLYKDRLKEEGFEAHDFTRMLNRERPDEGLILQKIKRYRDIAPNRDSLNNWYRLSNLTKWNRENLVRTPYQSIEILRKTQDKGIYAVVFPHLLYVVYTKKEETTEFKDVYRPLDMGNFETSIVSLSSAYILFDMNGIVISNPSPLYEGTWSKAKLADLLPVDYEPGD, encoded by the coding sequence ATGGCTCAAAATACCACCATTACCGGTACTATTGTTAATGCCAATGGCAAAAATCCGGTATCCAGGGCCAGCGTGTTTTTAAGTAATGCTACTTATGGCACCGTTACCTCTGATGATGGCTCATTTACTCTTGGTGGCGTTAAACCCGGTCAGTACGAATTGGTAGTGACTACCGTTGGTTATGAAGATTTCTCGCAAACCATACAGGTTAGCGGTGCACCGCTGAAACTCAATATCGAACTTACCCAAAAAGTACTGATGCTGCGCGAAGTAGTGATCAGTAGCGCGGCCGACTGGAAAAAAAACTATGAGCAGTTTAGGCGCGAGTTTATAGGTACTACCGAAAATTCCAAACTTTGCCGGGTGGTTAATCCGCATATCCTTAATCTGATTTATCACCGCAATAAACAGCAACTGGAAGCTTCTGGCGATGAGTTCCTGGTGGTAGAGAATCACGCGCTGGGATATCGTACCAAATTTCTGCTTAAAAACTTTGTAAGTGATGCTATTGAGCATACCATACAGTATGCGGGTAAAGCCCTGTTTGAAGAATTGCCTGGTTCGGCAGAGCAAAAGAAAGCCTGGAAATTGAAACGCGAGCAGGCTTATTACGGCTCGGCACAGCATTTTTACCGGTCGCTATATAAAGACAGGCTGAAGGAAGAAGGCTTTGAGGCGCATGATTTTACACGCATGCTAAACCGCGAACGGCCGGATGAAGGACTGATACTGCAAAAAATCAAAAGATATCGGGACATCGCCCCCAATCGTGATTCCCTGAACAACTGGTACAGGCTCAGTAACCTCACCAAATGGAACCGGGAAAATCTGGTGAGAACACCTTATCAATCCATTGAAATATTGCGTAAAACACAGGATAAAGGTATATATGCTGTTGTTTTTCCGCATTTGTTATACGTAGTATACACCAAAAAAGAAGAAACCACCGAATTTAAAGATGTTTACCGTCCGTTGGATATGGGCAACTTTGAAACCAGTATTGTAAGTCTTTCCAGCGCCTATATTTTGTTTGATATGAATGGTATCGTGATATCAAACCCAAGTCCGCTTTATGAAGGCACCTGGTCCAAAGCCAAACTGGCCGATCTGCTGCCTGTAGATTATGAACCGGGGGACTGA
- a CDS encoding cytochrome c maturation protein CcmE domain-containing protein, which produces MKKSAIFGLVVIAIAIAVIISVYSNSSTYGSFSDATKTTSELHIVGHLNTAKKLYYDATKDANYFSFYMKDNKGEERKVVFTGTKPEDFERSEQLVLTGTMVGQEFHASKILMKCPSKYTQDKLEITEAKATQAGI; this is translated from the coding sequence ATGAAGAAAAGTGCAATTTTTGGTCTTGTAGTTATAGCCATCGCTATAGCGGTTATCATTAGTGTTTACTCCAACTCCAGTACCTATGGTTCTTTTAGCGACGCTACAAAAACTACCAGCGAACTGCATATAGTAGGGCACCTGAATACGGCAAAAAAGTTGTATTATGATGCCACTAAGGATGCCAATTACTTTTCATTTTATATGAAAGATAATAAAGGTGAGGAACGCAAAGTGGTTTTTACAGGTACCAAACCCGAAGACTTTGAACGCAGCGAGCAGCTGGTATTAACCGGTACCATGGTTGGCCAGGAGTTTCACGCCTCCAAGATCCTGATGAAATGCCCTTCCAAATACACTCAGGACAAGTTAGAAATTACAGAAGCAAAGGCCACGCAGGCCGGTATATAA